One Clostridia bacterium DNA window includes the following coding sequences:
- a CDS encoding gamma carbonic anhydrase family protein has protein sequence MIRDYKNVFPIVHPACYISESSEIIGDVTIGERSSIWPGAVLRGDLDIIRIGAYTNIQDATVIHVDENMSVQIGSYVTIGHGCILHGCTIDDNSLIGMGSIILNGAKIGQDVIVGAGTLITSNKEIPDGSLVLGSPGKIIRKLTEQEIIDIKNSALDYAKHASEYI, from the coding sequence TTGATTAGAGATTATAAAAATGTATTTCCAATTGTTCATCCTGCTTGTTATATTTCCGAAAGTAGCGAGATAATAGGTGATGTTACTATCGGTGAACGAAGTAGCATATGGCCAGGAGCTGTATTAAGGGGTGATTTGGACATAATAAGAATAGGAGCATACACAAACATTCAAGATGCGACAGTGATTCACGTTGATGAAAACATGAGTGTCCAAATAGGTAGCTATGTCACCATAGGCCATGGATGCATATTACATGGTTGTACTATAGATGATAATAGTTTGATCGGGATGGGCAGCATTATATTAAATGGAGCTAAAATTGGACAAGATGTAATTGTAGGGGCGGGTACTTTGATAACTTCAAATAAAGAAATACCTGACGGATCTCTTGTATTAGGAAGCCCGGGCAAAATAATCAGAAAGTTGACGGAACAGGAAATAATAGATATAAAAAATTCAGCATTGGATTATGCAAAACATGCATCAGAATATATATAA
- the scfA gene encoding six-cysteine ranthipeptide SCIFF, translating to MKHIKTINSQDLKKTAVYGGCGECQNSCQSACKTSCTVANQKCEKN from the coding sequence TTGAAACATATTAAAACAATAAACTCTCAGGACCTCAAGAAAACTGCAGTTTATGGGGGCTGTGGAGAGTGCCAGAATTCTTGCCAGTCTGCATGCAAAACTTCATGCACTGTGGCAAATCAAAAATGTGAGAAGAATTAA
- a CDS encoding TIGR04086 family membrane protein has translation MSTHIKGVINILRGALFGIILTIIMFLLLAFIINISQMNETVISPAVQIIKVVSLALTGIYAARISGSKGWLTGALAGILYIIISLIICHLLKYIDLFSRPLYIELIFGAVIGAIGGIIGVNIRSGIK, from the coding sequence ATGAGTACACATATCAAAGGTGTTATTAATATATTAAGAGGTGCTCTTTTCGGTATCATATTGACAATTATAATGTTTTTGTTGTTGGCATTTATCATCAATATATCTCAGATGAATGAGACTGTTATCTCTCCTGCTGTGCAAATAATAAAAGTGGTTAGTCTAGCATTGACAGGTATATACGCTGCCAGAATATCTGGTTCTAAAGGTTGGCTGACAGGGGCATTAGCTGGAATACTATATATCATAATATCATTAATTATATGTCACTTATTAAAATATATTGATTTATTCTCCAGACCTTTGTATATAGAACTAATTTTTGGAGCTGTTATCGGCGCAATAGGGGGTATTATCGGTGTTAACATAAGAAGCGGAATTAAATAA
- the yajC gene encoding preprotein translocase subunit YajC, which produces MEQLMAFLPFIVLIAVFYFLIIRPQQKRDKQIREMLAALKVGDNVTTIGGIFGKIIKIKDDVITIEVGSDKVNIVMARWAIKSVDNESDDEE; this is translated from the coding sequence ATGGAACAATTAATGGCTTTCTTACCTTTTATAGTACTAATTGCCGTATTTTACTTTTTAATTATCAGACCTCAACAGAAAAGGGATAAGCAAATCAGGGAAATGCTTGCTGCCTTAAAAGTTGGCGATAACGTTACAACAATAGGTGGAATATTCGGTAAGATAATAAAGATCAAGGATGATGTAATAACTATAGAGGTTGGGTCAGATAAGGTCAACATCGTTATGGCAAGATGGGCTATAAAAAGCGTAGACAACGAATCAGATGATGAAGAATAA